The genomic window GAACCCACGACCCCCTGGTTCGTAGCCAGGTACTCTATCCAACTGAGCTACGGGCGCGTTGCAAAGAAGCGGCATTATACGGACCGTTTCTGTTTTTGCCAAGTTCGATATTGCAAAAACTTGGCGGAGACGGAGGGATTCGAACCCTCGATACGAGTTTTAGCCCGTATGCTCCCTTAGCAGGGGAGTGCCTTCGACCTCTCGGCCACGTCTCCGAAAGGGCGCGATGATAGCCGTTTCACCTCGCCCGGTCAAACCGCACCGGCGCCGTCCGTGGCGCCGGTGTCTGCCGCTGTGCTCAGGCCTGGTCCAGGCCGAAGGTCTTGTGCAGCACGCGCACGGCGAGTTCCAGGTACTTCTCGTCGATGACGACGGAAATCTTGATCTCGGAGGTCGAGATCATCTGGATGTTGATGCCTTCCTCGGCCAGCGCGCGGAACATCTGGCTGGCGACACCCGGGTGCGAGCGCATGCCGACGCCGACCGCGGAGACCTTGCAGATCTTGTTGTCGCCGACGATCTCGCGCGCGCCGATGTGGCTCTTGACGCTTTCCAGCACGCCGAGGGCCTTGTTGAACTCGCCGCGGTTCACCGTGAACGAGAAGTCGGTGGTGCCGTCGTGGCCGACATTCTGGATGATCATGTCGACGTCGATGTTGGCGTCGGCGATCGGGCCGAGGATCTGGTAGGCGATGCCGGGGCGATCAGGCACACCGAGCACGGTGAGCTTGGCCTCGTCGCGGTTGAAGGCGATGCCGGAGATGATCGGTTGTTCCATGTTCTTGTCTTCCTCAACAGTAATCAGCGTGCCTTCGCCTTCGTCGGTGAAGCTGGAGAGCACGCGCAGTTTGACCTTGTACTTGCCGGCGAATTCGACCGAGCGGATCTGCAGCACCTTCGAGCCGAGGCTGGCCATCTCCAGCATTTCCTCGAAGGTGATGGTGTCGAGCTTCTTCGCTTCCGGAACGATGCGCGGGTCGGTGGTGTACACGCCGTCGACGTCGGTGTAGATCTGGCACTCGTCGGCCTTCAGCGCCGCGGCCAGCGCGACGGCGGAGGTGTCCGAGCCGCCGCGGCCGAGCGTCGTGATGTTGCCGTTCTCGTCGGCACCCTGGAAGCCGGCGACGACGACGACATTGCCTTCGGCCAGGTCCTGGCGGATCCTCTCGTCGTCGATCTGCAGGATGCGCGCCTTGGTGAAGGTGCTGTCGGTCAGCACGCGCACCTGCGGTCCGGTGTAGCTCTTGGCCTTGCAGCCTTCCTGCATGATCGCCATCGCCAGCAGGCCGATCGTGACCTGCTCGCCGGTGGCGGCGATGACGTCCAGCTCGCGCGCGTCCGGGCTGGGCATGATTTCCTTGGCCAGCGCGATCAGGCGGTTGGTTTCGCCCGACATGGCCGACGGCACGACGACGACGTCGTGCCCCATGGCTTTCCAGCGCGCCACGCGCTTGGCGACATTCTTGATGCGGTCGGGCGAGCCGACCGAGGTGCCGCCGTATTTCTGAACTATCAGCGCCATTGGTGATCCAAAGTTCCGGTGAAAAGCGGCAATTCTAGCGCATGATGCGCTTGAAAAGTAAGGTGTTTCCGATGGCTTGTCCCTGCGTTTTCAGGGGTGCGGATGACGCCCGCGTGATGCCACTTGCAAATATATGTATTTGGTCTATACTGCAAAATGTATTACTAAAGTCATATGCGCAAGGTCATATGGCGGGCGGGGGATGTCCCCTGGTCAACACCTGATGAACGAAAGGGCAATCATGAGCAACGTCAAGGCTATCGAAAAGATCGAACCGCGCGAAATCCGCCGCAAGCTCGGTCTCAACCAGCAGCAGTTCTGGTCCAAGATCGGCGTCACCCAGAGCGGCGGCTCCCGCTACGAAAGCGGCCGCAACATGCCGAAGCCGGTGCGCGAACTGCTGCGCCTGGTCCATGTCGAGCAGGTCGACATCCAGCGCATCAAGCGCGAGGACGTCGAGGTCATCGAGTACCTGCGGGCGCATGAGCCGGAACTGCTGAAGACCCTGCGCAAGTCGGCGAAGGCCAAGGGCAAGAAGGCCGCCTGAGTGATGCGCCCCGTGCACTCCGAAGAAATGCCCTCGGGGTGCGCTTGGGCGTGGCGGCGCGGATTCAGGGGTTGAGGACGACCTCGATCCCGAGCGCCGAAATGCGGGCGGCGAAGGCCGCCAGCTGATCGGCGGCAAGGCGGCCCAGCCGGCCGGCGTCGGGTTGCAGCGAGGGGCGTGCGAGACTGTAGAGGTGCACGCCCTTTATCTTGTCGCGCACGCCGGCGAGCAGATCGAGGTAGGCGGATTGCTCCCGCTCGTCGGGCGGGGCGCCGTCGAGCGCGAACCAGCAGGTCTGCACCCAGGTCGGGGCGAGCTCGGCGCAGGCGATCAGATTGCCGCGCGCCTTGTCCGGGGCGTAGTCGATCTTGTTGACGGCGGCGATGCCTTCGCGCGTCGCCCGGTCGATCTTGAACCAGACTTCGCCGGCGCCGGCCGTACCGCGGTACTCGCCGATCCTGCGGATGCCGTCGCGGACGCCGGCGCGGTGCAGCAGGCTGCCGTTGGTGATCAGCCGCAAGCTGACCGCGTCGGGAAGCCGCAGGCGATCCATGAGCCCGGCGACGCGGGCGACCGCTTCCGCAAATTCCGCCGCGCTGGTCGGTTCGCCGTTGCCCGAAAAGGCGACGTCCATCAGGCGGCGGGCGCCTTCCGGGACTTCCCGTGCCATGAAGTCGCCGGCCGTGATGTCCTGCAGCAAGGCCGCCAGTTCCTGTTCCAGCAGCGCCAGATCGATCGGCGGCGGCCCGCCGCGCGTCAGGTCCGGCACCTGGCAATAGACGCAGGCCCAGTTGCAGGCGTTGTTCGGGTTCAGGTTGATGCCGACCGAAACGCCGCCGGCGCGGCGCGAAACCACCGGGTAGACGTAGCGGAAGCCGGAATAGTCGCGGCGATGGTCGGTGACGGTCAGCATGGTTCGGGACGGGCGGCGGGGAGAGGGGCTCAGCCCCGATGATATAATCCTTCCCCGCTTTCCACACGGCTTTCGCCATGCTCATCACCCGCCGCCTCGAATTCGACGCCGGTCACCGCATCCCCGACCACAAGAGCCAGTGCCGGCACCTGCACGGCCACCGCTACGCGATCGAGATCACGCTCTCCGGCGACATCATCCGCCAGGACGGCGACGCGGCGAACGGCATGGTGATGGATTTCTCGGAAGTGAAGGCGCTGGCGAAGCTGCACGTGGTCGACGTCTGGGACCACGCCTTCCTCGTCTACGCGGGCGACACGCAGGTGCTCGACTTCCTGCGCAGCCTGCCCGACCACCGCACGGTCGTCCTCGACTGCGTGCCGACCGCCGAGAACCTCGCCGAGGCGGCCTTCCGCATCCTCGACCCGGTCTATCGCGACAGCTACGGCAACCACCTCCGCCTGGAGCGCGTGCGCCTCTACGAAACCCCCAACTGCTGGGCCGACGCGGTCCGCGCCTAAAGCAGCGCGCGCAGCGCCAGCGCGACGATCAGCAGCAACAGCAAGCCATACCCCGCCAGCGCATAGTCCGAGCGCAGCGGCGGCTCGCGCGGCGCCTGCGGATCGACGAAGTCCTTCGGGAACGGGCGCGGGCCGACCGGGACGATCTGCCGCTGCGCCGGATCCTTCGGCACCCGCCGGTGGTATTCGCGGCTGTCGACCACCGGGTGGTCGCCCCAGGCGCGGCTCGACGGCAGCTGCGGAATGCGTACCAGCAGCAGCGCGTCGAGGTCGCCGGCGAGCGTTTCCTCGAAGGTGCTCAGCGGCCGGCCGGCCGTGCCGCCGGCGAGGCGCAGCAGGTCGGCGCCGATCTCCTCGAAGGCGACTGCCGGGTAGAGGCGGCTGCGGTCTTCGGTGAGGTAGTCGAAGCTCGCCTTGCCCTGGCGCAGGCTGCCATTGGCGAGCGCCACCGCCGGCAGCGCGGCGATCGCCCGCAGCCAGCTCTCCGGGCCGCGCGCCGGAATCCGCCAGCCGAGCGCGCGCAGCGCCGAGACGCTGATGCCGGCGCAGTTGGCGCGCGCGTGCTGGTAGGAGAACTGGTGGCGGTAGAACTGGTTGTAGACGCGGCCGAGCGCCGACTGCACGTGCGCCGCGACGCGTGCCTCGCGCAGCACGGCGACCAGCAGGTACGACGGGCGGTACCAGGCCTGGCCGGCATTCACGTCGGCGAGGTAGTTGTCGAGCGGCACCGGCGCCGCGACGATCCCCTTCTCGCTTTCCGCATCGAGCGTGTAGTAGTTCGCCGCCAGCCAGTCGTGGATCGCACCGTCGTCGCCGACGCGGCCGGTGAGCACCGCGAAGTGGCCGCCGTGCGCCTCGTCGTCGTCGCCCTGGGCGCCGTTGAGGATAAAGGCGAGCACCGGCCGGCCGGCATCGTCCGGGTCGGTGCCGGGGCGGCGCCAGAGTTGTTCGACGGCGAACGGCGAACGGGCGCCGCCCTGCGCCTGCTCGCGCAGGCGCGCGCGCAGCGCCTGCGGGTCGGCGGCCAGCGGCCGTGCCGGCGGAGCATTCGGCAGGCGGAAATCGAGCGGCCACAGCGTGCGCGCGACGAAGCGCCCGCCCTGCCAGTCGCCGCGCACGCGCAGCGGCCGCTGCGCGAGGAAGGCCATGCTCGATGCGTCGAGCCACGAGCGGTTCAGCGGGTGGCGCGGGGCGAGCGCGAGCGGCAGGTCGACGCCGTCCGCCGCCAGGCGCTGACCGTCGGCAGTGAGGCGGCATTCGGGAATGACGCCGTCGGCGGCGGTCCATACCAGCGGCGGATAATCGAGCGCCGAGCCGAGCGGTGTCGCTGCGTGCCAGGCGGCGAGGTCGGCGGCCAGCGGCTGCGTGCGCGCGAAGCCGGCGAGCGGGCGGCCGGGCTGCGGCACGGCGATCCGTTCGTGACGGAAGAACCACAGCGCCTGCGGGATCGTCGTACAGTCCCGGCATTCGCCCGTGGCCAGGCGGAAATCGGCGGCCGGCAGCAGGCCGAAGGCGCCGGTGGTGGCCGGTGCGATGACGGAAGGGGCGGGGGGAACGGCAGTGGTCATGGCGATAGGCTGTCGCATTCGTTCCGCCGCGCGTCGGCGGGCATCCGGCCGGATCGGCTGGCGGAAGCGGTGAGATTCGAACTCACGAACCCTTGCGGGTTGCCGGTTTTCAAGACCGGTGCAATCGACCACTCTGCCACGCTTCCGGAAGGGCGCCGATGATAGCACGTCACAAATCGTCACCATCCGGCACCGACGGCGTTGCAACTTTCAGCGCCTTTCAGTAGTCTCACGGCCGTATCGATTCCAGTCCTCCGGAGGATGAAGCCTATGCAAGAACAGTATCAATGGGGTTCCAGCGCCCAGGCAACCCGCGACGTCGCCGTGCAGCAGAACCGCGTCCTGCGCAACACCTACCTGATGCTCGCGCTGACGATGGTGCCGACGGTGATCGGCGCGCTGGTCGGCGTGCAGCTGCAGTTCTCGTTCTTCGCCGGCAGCCCGCTGATTTCCTTCCTGCTCTTCCTTGGCATCGCCTTCGGTTTCTTCTGGGGCATCGAGAAGACCAAGAACTCGGGCCTCGGCGTCGCGCTGCTGCTCGGCTTCACGTTCTTCATGGGGCTGATGCTGTCGCGCATCCTGCAGGTCGCGCTCGGCTTCTCGAACGGCGCGTCGATGATCGCGATGGCCGCCGGCGGCACCGGCGCGATCTTCTTCACGATGGCCGGCATCGCCTCGGTCAGCAAGCGCGACTTCACGAACATGGGCAAGTTCCTGTTCGTCGGCGTCGTCGTGCTGCTGCTCGCCGCGCTGGCCAACATCTTCCTGCAGATTCCGGCGCTGGCGCTGACCATCTCGGCGGTCGCGGTGATGCTGTTCTCGGCCTACATCCTGTACGACATCAGCCGCATCGTGCAGGGCGGCGAGACCAACTACATCACGGCGACGCTGGCGGTGTACCTCGACATCTACAACGTCTTCGTCAGCCTGCTCAACCTGATCATGGCTTTCACCGGCGAGCGCGACTGAGCGTCTCCCGGCAAACGAAAAAAGGCGGCCGCGGCCGCCTTTTTTCATGGCGCCCCGTGTCTCAGACGAGGATCGCCGCGGCGACCCGGCGGCCCTCGGCGACGAGGATGTTGTAGGTGCGGCAGGCGGCCTGGGTGTCCATCACTTCCAGGCCGATGCGGGCGGCGAGCAGCGGCTGCAGCAGCGCCGGCGCCGGGAAGCGCAGCGTGCTGCCGGTGCCGAGCAGCAGGATTTCCGGCTGCAGCGCGGCGAGCTTCGCGAAGTCGGCCTCGACCAGCGTCTCGAAGCTGGCCGCGGTCCACTCCGGCAGCAGTTGCCCGGGGAGCACCGTGATGTTGCTGCGGTACTGGATGCCGTTTACGGCGACGTAGCCGTCGCCGTAGCCGGTGAAGGTGTTCAGCTTGCTGTCGGCGTCGGATAGATGAAGTTTCACGGCAAATTGCGGTGCACAAATCGTTAAAGTAGGATTATACCTTTTCCCGCAATGCGCCCATTGGCGCGCGAATCTGACATTTCCGAGCCGCCCGACGCCCCATGAAGGACTTCCCCCGCATCAAGCGCCTGCCGCCCTACGTGTTCAACATCACGGGCGAGCTGAAGATGGCCGCCCGCCGCCGGGGCGAGGACATCATCGACATGAGCATGGGCAACCCGGACCAGCCGACGCCGAAGCACATCACGGAGAAGCTGGTCGAGGCGGCGCAGCGCGAGAACACGCACGGCTATTCGATCTCGAAGGGCATCCCGCGTCTCAGGAAGGCGATCTGCGACTGGTACGACCGGCGCTACGGCGTGCAGTTCGATCCGGAGAGCGAGGCCATCGTCACCATCGGCTCGAAGGAGGGCCTCGCCCACCTGATGCTGGCGACGCTCGACCGCGGCGACACGGTGCTGGTGCCGAATCCCTCGTACCCGATCCACATCTACGGCGCGATCATCGCCGGCGCCGACATCCGCTCGGTACGGATGACCCCTGACGTCGATTTCTTCGAGGAATTGCAGCGGGCGATCAAGGAATGCACGCCGAAGCCGAAGATGATGATCCTCGGCTTCCCGTCGAACCCGACCGCGCGCTGCGTCGAACTGGAGTTCTTCGAGCGCGTCGTCGCGCTGGCGAAGCAGCACGACATCCTGGTCGTGCACGATCTCGCCTACGCCGACATCGTTTTCGACGGCTGGAAGGCGCCGTCGATCATGCAGGTGCCCGGTGCGCGCGACGTCGCCGTCGAGTTCTTCACGATGTCGAAGAGCTACAACATGGCCGGCTGGCGCATCGGCTTCATGGTCGGCAACCGGGAACTGGTGTCGGCGCTGGCGCGGATCAAGAGCTACCACGACTACGGCACCTTCACGCCGATCCAGGTGGCGTCGATCATCGCCCTCGACGGCGACCAGTCCTGCGTCGAGGAGGTCCGCGCGATGTACCAGAACCGCCGCGACGTGCTCGCCAAGGGC from Azospira restricta includes these protein-coding regions:
- a CDS encoding aspartate kinase, whose product is MALIVQKYGGTSVGSPDRIKNVAKRVARWKAMGHDVVVVPSAMSGETNRLIALAKEIMPSPDARELDVIAATGEQVTIGLLAMAIMQEGCKAKSYTGPQVRVLTDSTFTKARILQIDDERIRQDLAEGNVVVVAGFQGADENGNITTLGRGGSDTSAVALAAALKADECQIYTDVDGVYTTDPRIVPEAKKLDTITFEEMLEMASLGSKVLQIRSVEFAGKYKVKLRVLSSFTDEGEGTLITVEEDKNMEQPIISGIAFNRDEAKLTVLGVPDRPGIAYQILGPIADANIDVDMIIQNVGHDGTTDFSFTVNRGEFNKALGVLESVKSHIGAREIVGDNKICKVSAVGVGMRSHPGVASQMFRALAEEGINIQMISTSEIKISVVIDEKYLELAVRVLHKTFGLDQA
- a CDS encoding helix-turn-helix domain-containing protein; translated protein: MSNVKAIEKIEPREIRRKLGLNQQQFWSKIGVTQSGGSRYESGRNMPKPVRELLRLVHVEQVDIQRIKREDVEVIEYLRAHEPELLKTLRKSAKAKGKKAA
- a CDS encoding radical SAM protein → MLTVTDHRRDYSGFRYVYPVVSRRAGGVSVGINLNPNNACNWACVYCQVPDLTRGGPPPIDLALLEQELAALLQDITAGDFMAREVPEGARRLMDVAFSGNGEPTSAAEFAEAVARVAGLMDRLRLPDAVSLRLITNGSLLHRAGVRDGIRRIGEYRGTAGAGEVWFKIDRATREGIAAVNKIDYAPDKARGNLIACAELAPTWVQTCWFALDGAPPDEREQSAYLDLLAGVRDKIKGVHLYSLARPSLQPDAGRLGRLAADQLAAFAARISALGIEVVLNP
- the queD gene encoding 6-carboxytetrahydropterin synthase QueD, which encodes MLITRRLEFDAGHRIPDHKSQCRHLHGHRYAIEITLSGDIIRQDGDAANGMVMDFSEVKALAKLHVVDVWDHAFLVYAGDTQVLDFLRSLPDHRTVVLDCVPTAENLAEAAFRILDPVYRDSYGNHLRLERVRLYETPNCWADAVRA
- a CDS encoding Bax inhibitor-1/YccA family protein encodes the protein MQEQYQWGSSAQATRDVAVQQNRVLRNTYLMLALTMVPTVIGALVGVQLQFSFFAGSPLISFLLFLGIAFGFFWGIEKTKNSGLGVALLLGFTFFMGLMLSRILQVALGFSNGASMIAMAAGGTGAIFFTMAGIASVSKRDFTNMGKFLFVGVVVLLLAALANIFLQIPALALTISAVAVMLFSAYILYDISRIVQGGETNYITATLAVYLDIYNVFVSLLNLIMAFTGERD
- a CDS encoding Mth938-like domain-containing protein, yielding MKLHLSDADSKLNTFTGYGDGYVAVNGIQYRSNITVLPGQLLPEWTAASFETLVEADFAKLAALQPEILLLGTGSTLRFPAPALLQPLLAARIGLEVMDTQAACRTYNILVAEGRRVAAAILV
- the alaC gene encoding alanine transaminase — encoded protein: MKDFPRIKRLPPYVFNITGELKMAARRRGEDIIDMSMGNPDQPTPKHITEKLVEAAQRENTHGYSISKGIPRLRKAICDWYDRRYGVQFDPESEAIVTIGSKEGLAHLMLATLDRGDTVLVPNPSYPIHIYGAIIAGADIRSVRMTPDVDFFEELQRAIKECTPKPKMMILGFPSNPTARCVELEFFERVVALAKQHDILVVHDLAYADIVFDGWKAPSIMQVPGARDVAVEFFTMSKSYNMAGWRIGFMVGNRELVSALARIKSYHDYGTFTPIQVASIIALDGDQSCVEEVRAMYQNRRDVLAKGLHEAGWMVEVPKASMYIWAKIPEAYAAMGSLEFAKKLLAEARVAVSPGVGFGEYGDDHVRFALIENEERIRQAVRGIKDMFRKDGLL